From the genome of Nicotiana sylvestris chromosome 2, ASM39365v2, whole genome shotgun sequence, one region includes:
- the LOC138885577 gene encoding uncharacterized protein encodes MKAWRAKEIAMAMIRGSPSDSYKELPRYFYMLEKIIPGTVTKLHKSEDGCFLYAYVLLNASIKGWEHCKPIMIIDGSFLKAAYKGTILTSCTHDGTIGKILPLAYAIVDLENNNSWEWFFVQIKCTFGVREGMCIVSYRNESIFNATKAVYPEVPHCMCMFHLWQNVKRTFKKHHNQLKDIFFALARAYMIEKFEYHMTEMCKIDLRVQPYLFEIGYERWSRAYSKVKRSIVMTSNIAESINAANKDARELPVMRLLEYMTNLLQ; translated from the exons ATGAAAGCATGGAGAGCTAAAGAGATAGCAATGGCAATGATAAGAGGGAGTCCGAGTGATTCATATAAGGAGTTGCCAAGGTATTTTTATATGTTGGAGAAAATAATTCCAGGAACGGTTACAAAGTTGCACAAATCAGAAGATGGATGCTTTCTTTATGCTTATGTTTTGCTAAATGCATCTATCAAGGGCTGGGAGCATTGCAAACCAATAATGATTATTGACGGAAGTTTCCTTAAAGCAGCATATAAGGGTACCATATTGACTTCTTGCACACATGATGGAACTA TTG gaaaaatccttccacttgcATATGCAATTGTAGATTTAGAGAATAACAATTCTTGGGAGTGGTTCTTTGTCCAGATAAAGTGTACTTTTGGAGTTAGGGAAGGGATGTGTATAGTTTCATATAGAAATGAAAGCATCTTCAATGCCACAAAAGCTGTGTACCCAGAAGTACCACATTGtatgtgtatgtttcacttgtggcAGAATGTAAAGCGCACATTCAAGAAACATCACAATCAATTGAAAGACATCTTCTTTGCTTTGGCTAGAGCTTACATGATAGAGAAGTTTGAGTACCATATGACAGAGATGTGCAAAATTGATCTGAGGGTGCAGCCTTACTTGTTCGAAATTGGCTACGAAAGGTGGTCTAGGGCATATTCCAAAGTGAAAAGGTCGATAGTAATGACTTCCAATATTGCAGAGTCAATTAATGCAGCTAACAAGGATGCTAGAGAGTTACCAGTAATGCGATTGTTGGAGTACATGACAAATTTGCTACAATAG
- the LOC104231162 gene encoding uncharacterized protein, with product METSTELGKKYDKLLRENLIASKTVRPTTEQLYTVFEGVRRTIVCLEEGTCSCGKFQMDELPCPYAWAVLKNQQLKPGQYCSFYYKKDKLLKTYEFPVNSMPDESLWVIPTEVMEDVVLPPKGRRNAGRPRKERLKPASEKESKWHLSCSVCGQGGHNRKTCRNRPKQIVGNIILPITFVVMLSN from the exons ATGGAGACATCTACAGAGCTTGGCAAAAAGTACGACAAACTCCTTCGGGAAAATCTGATTGCATCGAAGACG GTGAGGCCTACTACGGAGCAGTTATATACTGTGTTTGAAGGGGTAAGGCGAACCATAGTGTGCCTTGAAGAGGGAACATGCAGTTGCGGAAAATTTCAAATGGATGAACTTCCATGTCCGTATGCTTGGGCAGTTTTGAAGAACCAACAGCTGAAACCTGGCCAGTATTGCTCTTTTTACTACAAAAAGGATAAACTCCTTAAAACTTATGAATTTCCAGTGAATTCGATGCCAGATGAGAGTTTATGGGTAATCCCAACAGAGGTGATGGAAGATGTGGTCCTACCACCTAAAGGGAGAAGGAATGCAGGAAGGCCAAGAAAGGAAAGACTCAAACCTGCTTCAGAGAAAGAGTCTAAGTGGCACCTTTCATGTTCTGTGTGTGGACAAGGTGGTCACAATAGAAAAACATGTAGGAATCGACCAAAACAAATAGTTGGAAACATAATACTTCCTATTACATTTGTTGTCATGTTGAGTAATTAA